In Marivirga salinae, a single window of DNA contains:
- a CDS encoding inositol monophosphatase family protein produces MKLTSIHQEAIKLVKEVGEFIRNESENFNTDKVEHKGFNDLVSYVDKEAEKRLVEGLGEILPESGFIAEEGTSNKQGEEYNWIIDPLDGTTNFVHGLPVYSISVALQQNDKIVSGIVLEINRDECFEAVKGESSKLNGKPISVSKNINLSQSLIATGFPYNDFDKMDDYLSILKYLMQNSHGLRRFGSAAVDLAYVACGRYEAYFEYNLNEWDVAAGAFIVQQAGGKVSRFNGDDDFIYGREIMSCSSDIYDELLTILQDRWKHN; encoded by the coding sequence ATGAAATTAACAAGCATCCACCAAGAAGCCATAAAACTAGTTAAAGAAGTTGGCGAGTTTATAAGGAATGAATCCGAAAATTTCAATACCGATAAAGTAGAACACAAAGGCTTTAATGATTTGGTCAGCTATGTGGATAAGGAGGCCGAGAAACGATTAGTGGAAGGTTTAGGAGAAATTCTCCCTGAATCAGGTTTTATTGCTGAAGAAGGTACTTCAAATAAGCAGGGTGAAGAATATAATTGGATTATAGATCCTTTGGATGGCACTACCAATTTTGTTCACGGTCTGCCCGTTTATTCCATCAGCGTTGCTTTGCAACAAAATGATAAGATTGTATCCGGAATTGTACTGGAAATTAACAGAGATGAATGTTTTGAAGCGGTGAAAGGTGAATCTTCTAAATTAAACGGTAAACCTATATCAGTATCAAAGAATATTAACTTATCTCAAAGCTTAATAGCTACAGGTTTTCCTTACAATGATTTTGATAAGATGGATGATTACTTATCCATCTTAAAATATTTAATGCAAAACAGCCACGGATTAAGAAGGTTTGGCAGTGCTGCCGTTGATTTAGCCTATGTAGCCTGTGGAAGATATGAAGCCTACTTTGAATACAATCTGAATGAATGGGATGTGGCGGCCGGAGCCTTTATTGTACAACAAGCAGGAGGCAAAGTAAGCAGATTTAATGGTGATGATGATTTCATTTATGGCAGAGAAATAATGTCTTGCTCCTCAGATATTTACGATGAACTATTAACTATTCTCCAGGACCGATGGAAGCACAATTAG